One window of Nocardia sp. NBC_00508 genomic DNA carries:
- a CDS encoding amino acid permease, with protein sequence MTHHDELSARPATPTPAAKVDIGDAGYQKQLRKRHMQMIAIGGSIGTGLFLGASGRMALAGPSLAIVYIVCGVFTFMVVRALGELVMYRPSSGAFVSYAREFLGERGAYSVGWLYFLNWSTTLVADITAVALYAHFWSLFVPIPQWVLALIALAVVVGLNVVSVRLFGELEFWFALVKVGTIVAFMVLAVAFLVTGTPVDGNVPGFSTITDNGGFFPHGLAPMLTIALGVVFAFGGTEMIGVAAGESDNPGAVVPKAVNSIMWRIILFYAGSVVLFTLLLPWTAYSPSESPFVTVMSSIGIPHAGDVMNLVVLTAAMSSLNAGLYATGRTLRSMAVAGAAPRFAARMNRHGVPYGGILITSSVGIAGVVLNLLMPQKAFEIVLNLAGLGIVGTWASIMICHWIFVRKSQRGEYRRPAFRLPFAPVLNILTLGFLAGVVALMFFDDEIGRITLAVFTVVVAAMVAGWFRIRGRLDPDVLASTDRKDATTEGAPGA encoded by the coding sequence ATGACGCACCACGACGAATTGTCGGCCCGGCCAGCCACGCCAACACCAGCAGCGAAGGTCGACATCGGCGATGCCGGCTATCAGAAACAGCTACGCAAGCGCCATATGCAGATGATCGCGATCGGCGGTTCCATCGGCACCGGGCTGTTCCTCGGGGCCAGTGGCCGCATGGCGCTCGCCGGTCCGTCGCTGGCCATCGTCTACATCGTGTGCGGTGTCTTCACGTTCATGGTGGTGCGCGCGCTCGGCGAGTTGGTCATGTACCGGCCTTCGTCCGGCGCGTTCGTCTCCTACGCCCGCGAATTCCTCGGCGAGCGCGGGGCATATTCGGTCGGCTGGCTGTACTTCCTGAATTGGTCGACCACCCTGGTCGCCGACATCACCGCCGTGGCGCTGTACGCGCATTTCTGGTCGCTGTTCGTACCGATACCGCAGTGGGTCCTCGCGCTGATAGCGCTGGCGGTCGTCGTCGGGCTCAACGTCGTGTCGGTGCGCCTGTTCGGCGAGCTGGAGTTCTGGTTCGCACTGGTCAAGGTCGGCACCATCGTCGCCTTCATGGTGCTGGCCGTGGCGTTCCTCGTCACCGGCACACCGGTCGACGGGAATGTCCCCGGATTCTCCACGATCACCGACAACGGTGGTTTCTTCCCGCACGGCCTCGCTCCGATGCTCACCATCGCGCTCGGGGTGGTGTTCGCGTTCGGCGGGACGGAGATGATCGGCGTCGCCGCGGGCGAATCCGACAACCCCGGCGCCGTGGTTCCGAAGGCGGTCAACTCCATCATGTGGCGGATCATCCTGTTCTACGCCGGCTCGGTGGTCCTGTTCACGCTGCTGCTGCCGTGGACGGCGTACTCCCCCAGCGAGAGCCCGTTCGTCACCGTGATGAGCTCGATCGGGATCCCGCACGCGGGCGATGTCATGAACCTGGTCGTGCTCACCGCCGCGATGTCCAGCCTGAACGCGGGTCTGTACGCGACCGGTCGCACCTTGCGGTCGATGGCCGTGGCGGGAGCGGCGCCACGCTTCGCCGCGCGGATGAATCGCCATGGGGTTCCGTACGGCGGAATCCTGATCACCAGTTCGGTCGGCATCGCCGGCGTGGTGCTGAATCTCCTCATGCCCCAGAAAGCGTTCGAGATCGTGCTGAACCTCGCCGGGCTCGGCATCGTCGGGACCTGGGCTTCGATCATGATCTGTCACTGGATCTTCGTGCGGAAGTCCCAGCGGGGCGAGTACCGTCGACCCGCCTTCCGGCTGCCGTTCGCTCCGGTGCTCAACATCCTGACTCTCGGCTTCCTGGCCGGCGTCGTCGCGCTGATGTTCTTCGACGACGAGATCGGGCGGATCACGCTCGCTGTGTTCACCGTCGTCGTCGCGGCAATGGTCGCGGGATGGTTCAGGATCAGGGGGCGTCTGGATCCGGACGTGCTCGCCTCGACGGACCGCAAGGACGCGACCACCGAGGGAGCGCCGGGCGCATGA
- a CDS encoding asparaginase domain-containing protein: MINRGTARSHAALRVHVLYTGGTFGMADRGAGMGPRSGIGAEIADVITRYDELTGRSVELRYAEFDRVIDSAEADPGTAFRIAEWVRYSVESTRPDGVVVIHGTDTMAYVGARVAFELRDLDVPVLFTGAQIPLGHPGSDAQRNLHLALDSIAAQPGPGTYIAFGSALHPALRASKRACDDYDGFTTVREFTPPPSPAFLPRRHSTTTRLPVGLFTVFPGLHAELLTAALRQYPGGIVLECYGSGTMPHGAEVIETIRTATRRGTPVVVITQCDSGSVDLERYLPGRALLDAGAISGGDMTREAALAKLAYLVDLGFSGGQLRDWMMTNLLGELSNPATTTPLPTAFREDALTARSR, encoded by the coding sequence ATGATCAATCGCGGAACCGCACGTTCCCACGCGGCATTGCGAGTCCACGTCCTCTACACCGGCGGCACTTTCGGGATGGCCGATCGGGGCGCGGGCATGGGACCGCGTTCGGGAATCGGCGCCGAGATCGCGGACGTCATCACCCGATACGACGAGCTGACGGGCCGGTCGGTCGAGCTCCGGTACGCCGAATTCGACCGCGTCATCGACAGCGCCGAGGCCGACCCGGGCACCGCCTTCCGGATAGCGGAGTGGGTGCGATACAGCGTCGAATCGACGCGCCCGGATGGTGTCGTCGTCATTCACGGCACCGACACCATGGCCTATGTCGGCGCCCGCGTCGCGTTCGAACTGCGCGATCTCGATGTCCCCGTACTGTTCACCGGCGCCCAGATACCACTCGGCCACCCTGGCAGCGACGCGCAGCGCAACCTGCATCTGGCACTGGATTCGATTGCCGCACAACCGGGCCCGGGAACCTATATCGCTTTCGGCTCGGCTTTGCATCCCGCCCTGCGGGCCAGCAAACGCGCCTGCGACGACTACGACGGCTTCACCACCGTTCGGGAATTCACCCCGCCCCCGTCCCCGGCATTCCTCCCCCGACGACACAGCACGACTACCCGCCTTCCCGTCGGGCTGTTCACGGTCTTTCCCGGTCTGCACGCCGAACTTCTGACGGCGGCACTTCGGCAGTACCCGGGTGGAATCGTCCTCGAATGCTACGGCTCCGGCACGATGCCGCACGGGGCCGAAGTAATCGAGACGATCCGGACGGCGACTCGGCGCGGAACCCCGGTCGTCGTGATCACTCAGTGTGACAGCGGTTCGGTCGATCTCGAGCGATACCTGCCCGGGCGGGCCCTACTCGACGCGGGTGCGATCAGCGGAGGCGATATGACCAGAGAGGCGGCGCTCGCCAAGCTGGCCTACCTCGTCGACCTCGGGTTCTCCGGCGGGCAACTACGGGACTGGATGATGACCAACCTGCTCGGCGAGCTGTCGAATCCCGCGACGACCACGCCGCTTCCAACAGCTTTCCGCGAAGACGCCTTGACCGCCCGGAGCCGATGA
- a CDS encoding aspartate ammonia-lyase → MTDSTRTERDSLGTRTVPSGAYWGIHTARALDNFAITGDSIGRYPALVAALAAVKQAACRANRELGMLDVRRADAIESACDEIRGGALHDQFPIDPIQGGAGTSTNMNANEVIANRALELLGYDRGSYLELDPLDHVNLGQSTNDVYPTAVRLAVVRHIRELVAALRRLADAFGAKAVEFADVIKMGRTQLQDAVPMTLGQEFGTFAVMVREDCDRLEEGIALLCESNLGGTAIGTGINGHPSYPALACAHLAELTGEAVTPAANLIEATQDCGAFVQVSGIFKRVAVKLSKTCNDLRLMSSGPTTGFGEINLPPVQAGSSIMPGKVNPVVPEIVNQVAFEAIGNDLTVTMAAEAGQLQLNAFEPIIAYGMLRTTTHLTAAVDTLATKCVAGITPNRDHLEQGVRRSVGIVTALTPYIGYAASARIAKQALQTGQSVAEIAIELGLLTPEAIEEILGARRLAGLAGAPAETTPLRRAPMRPAEIRVERSGRFAASD, encoded by the coding sequence ATGACCGACAGCACCCGTACCGAACGAGACTCGCTCGGTACCCGCACCGTCCCCTCCGGCGCGTACTGGGGCATCCACACCGCACGCGCGCTGGACAATTTCGCCATCACCGGAGACAGCATCGGGCGATACCCCGCGCTCGTCGCCGCACTCGCCGCGGTCAAGCAGGCCGCCTGCCGCGCCAACCGAGAACTCGGCATGCTCGACGTTCGTCGTGCCGACGCAATCGAATCGGCCTGCGACGAGATCCGGGGCGGCGCGCTGCACGACCAGTTTCCGATCGACCCCATCCAAGGCGGCGCGGGCACCTCGACGAACATGAACGCCAACGAGGTCATCGCCAACCGAGCGCTGGAACTGCTCGGATACGACCGCGGAAGCTACCTCGAACTGGATCCGCTCGACCACGTCAACCTCGGCCAATCCACCAACGACGTCTATCCGACCGCCGTCCGGCTCGCCGTCGTGCGGCACATTCGGGAACTCGTCGCGGCACTGCGCAGGCTCGCGGACGCGTTCGGCGCGAAGGCGGTCGAATTCGCCGACGTCATCAAGATGGGCCGCACCCAGCTGCAAGACGCCGTCCCCATGACGCTCGGACAGGAATTCGGCACCTTCGCGGTCATGGTTCGCGAGGACTGCGACCGGCTCGAGGAGGGCATCGCGCTGCTGTGTGAGAGCAACCTCGGCGGGACCGCGATCGGCACCGGAATCAACGGCCATCCGAGCTATCCCGCGCTGGCCTGCGCCCACCTGGCCGAGCTCACCGGCGAAGCCGTCACGCCGGCTGCGAACCTGATCGAGGCCACGCAGGATTGCGGTGCCTTCGTTCAGGTCTCCGGCATTTTCAAGCGTGTCGCGGTCAAACTGTCCAAGACGTGCAACGACCTGCGGCTGATGTCGTCCGGCCCCACAACGGGTTTCGGCGAGATCAATCTGCCGCCGGTTCAGGCCGGGTCATCGATCATGCCGGGAAAGGTCAACCCGGTCGTTCCGGAGATCGTCAACCAGGTTGCCTTCGAGGCCATCGGCAACGACCTGACCGTGACCATGGCCGCTGAGGCCGGGCAGCTCCAACTCAACGCGTTCGAGCCGATCATCGCCTATGGCATGCTGCGCACGACCACACATCTGACCGCCGCGGTCGACACCTTGGCGACCAAGTGCGTCGCGGGCATCACTCCCAACCGCGACCATCTCGAGCAGGGCGTTCGGCGCTCTGTCGGCATCGTCACGGCTCTGACCCCCTACATCGGATACGCGGCCAGTGCCCGCATCGCCAAACAAGCACTGCAAACCGGGCAATCCGTCGCCGAGATCGCGATCGAACTCGGCTTGCTCACACCCGAAGCGATCGAGGAAATACTCGGCGCCCGCCGACTCGCGGGCCTCGCGGGTGCGCCAGCCGAAACCACACCGCTGCGCCGCGCGCCGATGCGACCGGCGGAGATACGAGTCGAACGGAGCGGTCGTTTCGCAGCGTCCGATTGA
- the ilvD gene encoding dihydroxy-acid dehydratase, which produces MPENPKVSDLKPRSRDVTDGLEKAAARGMLRAVGMGDEDWEKPQIGVASSWNEITPCNLSLDRLARGCKDGVFSGGGFPMQFGTISVSDGISMGHEGMHFSLVSREVIADSVETVMQAERLDGAVLLAGCDKSLPGMLMAAARLNLASVFLYAGSILPGIAKMSDGSEREVTIIDAFEAVGACARGLMSREDVDAIERAICPGEGACGGMYTANTMASAAEALGMSLPGSAAPPATDRRRDGYARRSGEAVVELIRQGITPADILTKPAFENAIAVVMAFGGSTNAVLHLLAIAHEANVDLALDDFARIGRRVPHLADVKPFGRHVMTDVDRIGGVPVLMKTLLDAGLLHGDCLTVTGRTVAENLSAIAPPDPDGKVIRAMASPMHPTGGITILFGSLAPDGAVVKSAGFESDVFTGTARVFDRERPAMDALEDGTISAGDVVVIRYEGPKGGPGMREMLAITAAIKGAGLGKDVLLLTDGRFSGGTTGLCVGHVAPEAVDGGPIAFVRDGDRIRLDVAVGTLDLLVDAEELARRREGWKPLPPRYTRGVLAKYTKLVGSASIGAVCD; this is translated from the coding sequence GTGCCGGAGAATCCGAAGGTTTCCGACCTCAAGCCGCGCAGCCGCGACGTCACCGACGGCCTGGAGAAAGCCGCCGCCCGCGGGATGCTGCGCGCGGTCGGCATGGGCGACGAGGATTGGGAGAAGCCGCAGATCGGCGTGGCCTCCTCCTGGAACGAGATCACCCCGTGCAATCTCTCCCTCGACCGGCTCGCCAGGGGGTGCAAGGACGGCGTGTTCTCCGGCGGAGGCTTTCCCATGCAGTTCGGCACCATCTCGGTGTCCGACGGAATCTCCATGGGACATGAGGGAATGCACTTCTCCCTGGTCTCGCGTGAGGTGATCGCCGACAGCGTCGAGACGGTGATGCAGGCCGAGCGGCTGGACGGTGCGGTGCTGCTGGCCGGCTGTGACAAATCGCTGCCCGGGATGCTCATGGCGGCGGCCAGGCTGAACCTGGCGAGTGTGTTCCTGTACGCGGGTTCGATTCTGCCGGGAATCGCGAAGATGTCCGACGGCAGCGAGCGCGAGGTGACGATCATCGACGCGTTCGAGGCGGTCGGCGCCTGCGCGCGCGGCCTGATGAGCCGCGAGGACGTCGACGCCATCGAGCGGGCCATCTGTCCGGGCGAGGGCGCGTGCGGCGGGATGTACACCGCCAACACCATGGCCAGTGCGGCCGAGGCGCTCGGCATGTCGCTGCCTGGCAGCGCGGCACCGCCCGCGACCGACCGCCGCCGCGACGGCTACGCCCGGCGCAGCGGCGAGGCGGTGGTGGAATTGATCCGGCAGGGGATCACCCCCGCGGACATCTTGACCAAACCCGCCTTCGAGAACGCGATCGCGGTCGTGATGGCCTTCGGCGGCTCCACCAATGCCGTTCTGCACCTGCTGGCGATCGCACACGAGGCGAACGTCGACTTGGCGCTGGACGATTTCGCCCGCATCGGTCGCCGGGTGCCACACCTGGCCGACGTCAAACCCTTCGGCAGGCACGTGATGACCGACGTGGACCGGATCGGCGGCGTGCCGGTGCTGATGAAGACGTTGCTCGACGCCGGGTTGCTGCACGGCGACTGCCTGACCGTGACGGGGCGGACGGTGGCGGAGAACCTGTCCGCTATCGCCCCGCCGGACCCCGACGGCAAGGTGATCCGGGCAATGGCGTCGCCGATGCATCCGACCGGAGGCATCACCATCCTCTTCGGGTCGCTCGCACCGGACGGCGCCGTCGTCAAGTCGGCGGGCTTCGAATCCGACGTCTTCACCGGCACTGCAAGGGTTTTCGACCGCGAGCGGCCCGCGATGGACGCTCTCGAAGACGGCACGATCTCGGCGGGAGACGTGGTGGTCATCCGGTACGAGGGCCCGAAGGGCGGTCCGGGGATGCGCGAGATGCTGGCCATCACCGCGGCCATCAAGGGCGCGGGCCTGGGCAAGGACGTCCTGCTGCTCACCGACGGACGGTTCTCCGGCGGCACCACCGGTCTGTGCGTCGGGCACGTCGCCCCCGAAGCGGTCGACGGCGGACCGATCGCCTTCGTGCGCGACGGCGACCGGATCCGCCTCGACGTCGCCGTGGGAACTCTCGACCTCCTGGTCGACGCCGAAGAACTGGCCCGCAGACGCGAGGGTTGGAAACCCCTGCCGCCTCGCTACACCCGCGGTGTGCTGGCGAAGTACACGAAACTGGTGGGCTCGGCGTCGATCGGCGCCGTCTGCGATTGA
- a CDS encoding helix-turn-helix domain-containing protein, whose protein sequence is MTEHPRLHSIPGGRDDRFRGPEPRTAPEPLWREALGEQLRTLRQDRHETLVETAKRAGISPQYLSEVERGRKEPSSEMIAALAGSLGTTLGELVEQVADELRAQRRVAFLRPAPRSGAGPTLQALAA, encoded by the coding sequence ATGACCGAGCATCCGAGACTTCACTCGATCCCGGGAGGACGCGACGACCGGTTCCGAGGGCCGGAACCGCGGACGGCTCCGGAACCGCTCTGGCGCGAGGCCCTCGGCGAACAGCTACGCACGCTTCGCCAGGATCGGCACGAGACGCTGGTCGAAACGGCCAAGCGGGCGGGCATTTCCCCGCAATACCTGTCCGAGGTGGAGCGGGGCCGCAAAGAGCCGTCGAGTGAGATGATCGCCGCTCTGGCGGGATCGCTCGGCACTACGCTGGGCGAGCTCGTCGAGCAGGTGGCGGATGAGCTTCGCGCGCAGCGCCGGGTCGCCTTCCTCCGGCCCGCGCCGCGCTCCGGCGCCGGGCCGACGCTCCAGGCGCTGGCCGCCTGA
- a CDS encoding ClpP family protease, whose protein sequence is MSTYTIPNVIAQHPRGGERITDIYSHLLAERIVYLGTPIDSGVANALIAQLLHLESESPEQEINLYINCEGGDLSSMLAVYDTMQHIKSPVQTTCVGQAIAVGAVLLAGGEPGRRAMLPHARVVLHQPAARGQGAIPDLILQADELVRMRAEIESILSRHTGQSVERLRHDTDRDRVFTARAAADYGLVDQVLGARD, encoded by the coding sequence ATGAGCACTTACACCATCCCCAATGTGATCGCGCAGCATCCGCGCGGCGGTGAGCGGATCACCGACATCTACTCGCACCTGCTCGCCGAGCGGATCGTCTACCTCGGCACGCCGATCGACTCGGGCGTGGCCAACGCGCTCATCGCGCAGCTGCTGCACCTGGAATCGGAGAGCCCGGAGCAGGAGATCAACCTGTACATCAATTGCGAGGGCGGCGATCTCTCCTCGATGCTCGCGGTGTACGACACCATGCAGCACATCAAGTCACCGGTGCAGACCACCTGCGTGGGCCAGGCGATCGCGGTGGGCGCGGTGTTGCTGGCAGGCGGGGAGCCGGGCCGCCGCGCCATGCTGCCGCACGCGAGGGTGGTGCTGCATCAACCTGCCGCGCGGGGCCAGGGCGCGATACCCGACCTCATCCTGCAGGCCGACGAGCTGGTGCGGATGCGCGCGGAGATCGAGTCCATCCTGTCCCGGCACACCGGCCAGTCGGTGGAGCGACTGCGGCATGACACCGACCGCGACCGGGTCTTCACCGCGCGAGCAGCGGCCGACTACGGCTTGGTCGACCAGGTGCTCGGCGCCCGCGACTGA
- a CDS encoding ClpP family protease, translating into MAHDDKTPMFSWRAREQLLSRRVLVLDGPLDDDNGTLLMTELLTLAAEDPEAGISLWIHSPGGSVPSMLAIRDVMRLVPCEVSTLALGLACSAGQFLLSAGSRGRRFALPHARVLMHQGSAGIGGSAVDVEVQADDLRYTVETVLGIIAEDTGQPFDRIYEDSLHDRWFTAAQAKEYGFVDHIVDSFGQVVPQRQRIGISA; encoded by the coding sequence ATGGCTCACGACGACAAGACCCCGATGTTCAGCTGGCGGGCCAGGGAGCAACTGCTCAGCCGCCGCGTACTGGTGCTGGACGGCCCGCTCGACGACGACAACGGGACGCTGCTGATGACGGAGTTGCTCACTCTCGCCGCGGAGGACCCGGAGGCGGGCATCTCGCTCTGGATCCATTCCCCGGGCGGATCGGTCCCATCGATGCTCGCCATCCGCGATGTGATGCGGTTGGTTCCGTGCGAGGTCTCGACGCTCGCTCTCGGATTGGCGTGCAGCGCGGGGCAGTTTCTCTTGTCGGCGGGCAGCCGGGGTCGGCGTTTCGCGTTGCCGCACGCCCGGGTGCTGATGCATCAGGGGTCGGCGGGTATCGGCGGCAGTGCGGTCGACGTCGAAGTCCAGGCCGACGATCTGCGCTACACCGTGGAGACGGTGCTCGGCATCATCGCCGAGGACACCGGCCAGCCGTTCGACCGGATCTACGAGGACTCGCTGCACGACCGCTGGTTCACCGCTGCGCAAGCCAAGGAGTACGGCTTCGTCGACCACATCGTCGACTCGTTCGGACAGGTCGTCCCCCAGCGGCAGCGCATCGGTATCTCGGCATGA
- a CDS encoding TetR/AcrR family transcriptional regulator, with amino-acid sequence MTEAAAEPGGRRSADDRRRQLIGIGLGMLLDRPWHQITVDAVAQQAGISRGLLFHYFPTKQDYYAQLVRAAAQRFLRGTGPDPDAADPLASMIANFVGYMRRRSGPLVSLLRAAGQDPVLESIMERMHDELTDRVFDALGRAEPTTAERLVVRSWWAMAEDLTVQWLARADVDQNLLDRLLFDTLSRVLDSVDAERAAGRG; translated from the coding sequence ATGACCGAGGCTGCCGCGGAGCCCGGCGGCCGCCGCTCGGCGGACGACCGGCGCAGACAGCTGATCGGGATCGGGCTGGGCATGCTGCTCGACCGGCCCTGGCACCAGATCACCGTCGACGCGGTCGCGCAGCAAGCCGGCATCTCACGGGGGCTGCTCTTCCATTACTTCCCGACCAAGCAGGACTACTACGCCCAGCTCGTCCGCGCCGCCGCGCAGCGATTCCTCCGCGGCACCGGTCCCGACCCGGATGCCGCCGACCCGCTCGCGTCGATGATCGCCAACTTCGTCGGCTACATGCGCAGGCGCAGCGGACCGCTGGTGAGCCTGCTCCGCGCGGCGGGCCAGGATCCGGTGCTCGAGTCGATCATGGAGCGGATGCACGACGAGCTGACCGATCGGGTGTTCGACGCGCTCGGGCGGGCCGAGCCGACGACCGCCGAGCGTCTGGTGGTCCGGTCGTGGTGGGCGATGGCCGAAGATCTGACGGTGCAGTGGCTGGCCCGTGCCGATGTCGACCAGAACCTGCTGGACCGGCTGCTGTTCGACACGCTGTCGCGGGTGCTCGACTCGGTGGACGCCGAACGCGCGGCCGGTCGGGGCTGA
- a CDS encoding acyl-CoA dehydrogenase family protein — MDFTHSDRAVRLTDQVRQFVRDEIEPRDEEYAAFLRESPWAVPPVVEELKDKARAAGLWNLFLPDPELGAGLSNVDYAPMAEAMGSSGWAPEVFNCNAPDTGNAEVLLHYGSAEQRREWLEPLLDGTIRSAFCMTEPEVASSDATNMAATAVVDDDEIVLNGRKWWSTGIGHPNCKFVIFMGLTDPAAHPYQRHSMVLVPLDTPGVRIERMLSTFGYLDEPYGHGEVTFTDVRLPVDAVIAGPGRGFEIAQGRLGPGRIHHCMRAIGLAERALELACRRSLSRTAFGKPLANLGGNRERIANARVAIDQARLLVLHTAWLLDTKGLAGARSEVSQIKAVVPRMTQEVLDMAIQLHGGAGLSDDFPLARAFAGIRSLRFADGPDEVHLGVIARQELRKYGTDR, encoded by the coding sequence ATGGACTTCACGCATTCCGACCGAGCCGTCCGCCTCACCGACCAGGTGCGGCAGTTCGTGCGGGACGAGATCGAGCCACGCGACGAGGAGTACGCGGCCTTCTTGCGCGAGTCGCCATGGGCGGTCCCGCCGGTGGTGGAAGAGCTCAAGGACAAGGCGCGGGCCGCGGGACTGTGGAACCTCTTCCTTCCCGATCCGGAACTCGGCGCGGGCCTGAGCAACGTCGATTACGCCCCGATGGCCGAGGCGATGGGCAGCTCCGGCTGGGCGCCGGAGGTGTTCAACTGCAACGCCCCCGATACCGGCAACGCCGAGGTGCTGCTGCACTACGGCAGCGCGGAGCAGCGCCGGGAGTGGCTGGAGCCGCTGCTGGACGGCACGATCCGCTCGGCGTTCTGCATGACCGAACCCGAGGTCGCCTCCTCCGACGCGACCAACATGGCCGCGACCGCCGTAGTCGACGACGACGAGATCGTGCTCAACGGCCGCAAATGGTGGAGCACCGGCATCGGCCATCCGAACTGCAAGTTCGTCATCTTCATGGGACTCACCGACCCGGCGGCGCACCCCTATCAGCGCCACTCCATGGTGCTGGTCCCGCTCGACACACCCGGTGTGCGGATCGAGCGCATGCTCAGCACCTTCGGCTACCTGGACGAACCCTACGGACACGGCGAGGTCACCTTCACCGACGTGCGGCTACCTGTGGACGCCGTGATCGCGGGGCCGGGACGGGGCTTCGAGATCGCGCAGGGCCGCCTCGGCCCGGGCCGTATCCATCACTGCATGCGCGCCATCGGGCTCGCCGAGCGCGCGCTCGAACTGGCCTGCCGTCGCAGCCTGTCGCGCACCGCGTTCGGCAAGCCGCTGGCCAACCTCGGCGGTAATCGGGAGCGCATCGCCAACGCGCGCGTCGCGATCGATCAGGCCAGGCTGCTCGTGCTGCACACCGCCTGGCTGCTGGATACGAAGGGACTGGCCGGCGCGCGCAGCGAGGTGTCCCAGATCAAGGCGGTCGTGCCGAGGATGACCCAGGAAGTCCTCGACATGGCGATCCAACTGCACGGCGGCGCCGGTCTTTCCGATGACTTCCCGCTGGCACGCGCCTTCGCGGGCATTCGGTCGCTGCGCTTCGCCGACGGTCCCGACGAAGTGCACCTCGGCGTGATCGCCCGGCAGGAACTGCGTAAGTACGGGACCGACCGGTGA
- a CDS encoding phosphotransferase family protein yields the protein MSAPEPAAVRAEDAFDVAAMHAWLADQVPGLEGPPEVRQFAGGASNLTYLLRYPDRDLILRRPPAGTKAASAHDMGREFSVQQRLRPHYPYVPRMVARCIDPGVIGSEFYVMERVAGTILRGDLPDGMSLSNDQARRLSTTAFDCLIELHEVDPVAAELTELGKGAGYVGRQVAGWSRRFVNARTDNVSDFAAVMGWLEGNQPADVATTVIHNDFRLDNLVLDPAGSGAIVGVLDWEMATLGDPLMDLGGALAYWVQADDDETMRSFRRQPSHLPGMLTRAQIVEHYCARTGHPAENWPFYEAFGLFRLAVIAQQIYYRYHHGQTTNPAFKDFWTMINYLDWRCRKVAGIE from the coding sequence GTGAGCGCGCCGGAGCCCGCCGCCGTGCGCGCCGAGGACGCCTTCGACGTCGCGGCCATGCACGCCTGGCTCGCCGATCAGGTGCCAGGCCTCGAGGGGCCGCCCGAGGTGCGTCAATTCGCCGGCGGCGCTTCGAATCTCACCTATCTGCTGCGCTATCCGGACCGCGATCTGATCCTGCGCCGGCCACCGGCGGGGACGAAGGCCGCCTCCGCGCACGACATGGGCCGCGAGTTCTCGGTACAGCAACGGCTGCGTCCGCACTACCCGTACGTGCCGCGGATGGTCGCCCGGTGCATCGATCCGGGTGTGATCGGCAGCGAGTTCTACGTGATGGAACGCGTGGCGGGCACGATCCTGCGCGGTGATCTGCCGGACGGGATGAGCCTGTCCAATGATCAGGCGCGGCGACTGTCGACCACGGCTTTCGACTGTTTGATCGAACTGCACGAAGTCGACCCGGTGGCCGCGGAACTCACCGAACTCGGCAAAGGCGCGGGCTACGTCGGCCGTCAGGTCGCGGGCTGGTCGCGCCGGTTCGTCAACGCGCGCACCGACAATGTCAGCGATTTCGCGGCGGTGATGGGCTGGCTGGAGGGCAATCAGCCCGCGGACGTCGCGACCACCGTAATCCACAACGACTTCCGGCTCGACAATCTCGTGCTCGACCCAGCGGGTTCGGGCGCGATCGTAGGCGTACTCGACTGGGAGATGGCGACTCTGGGCGATCCGCTGATGGATCTCGGTGGCGCGCTGGCCTACTGGGTGCAGGCCGATGACGACGAGACCATGCGGTCTTTCCGCCGTCAGCCGAGCCATCTGCCCGGCATGCTGACCCGCGCGCAGATCGTCGAGCACTACTGCGCGCGCACCGGTCATCCGGCCGAGAACTGGCCGTTCTATGAGGCTTTCGGACTGTTCCGCCTTGCGGTCATCGCCCAGCAGATCTACTACCGCTACCACCACGGCCAGACCACCAATCCGGCGTTCAAGGACTTCTGGACGATGATCAACTACCTGGACTGGCGCTGCCGGAAGGTCGCCGGAATCGAGTAG